A portion of the Granulosicoccus antarcticus IMCC3135 genome contains these proteins:
- a CDS encoding TonB-dependent receptor plug domain-containing protein: protein MHFLSSFSVHQTAWSITALYGFSAFISLLHAHDELELFDSDVPIVLSASRLTQPISSAPASMTVIDAEMIRLSGARSIVDILRLVPGFQIGRLVNGNPVATYNGIAERYNPRLQLVIDGRPTYVPLYGGIPWSELPIALTDIERVEVTRGPNAATFGPNSFGAVVSITTRAPASRSGWYLNSEAGGNEFRSGTLSYHGSGDNSHYRVTIQNERDEGFRNIPDKERSALLSISTHWQISPIDSLSVDLGGIRGGHTEVDTVVEENDLNSYSEATNAYTQFVWEHSHSADDALRVQYYYNYFDIQDDNTTTFNLDEVFGNPDFAGLTVDAPINRDSNSTRHEIEAQKTKRLSERHRIVFGGALRQDSVQGHYIFNDELTRTVSTQRVFAHSEFNINPEWLLNSGLLVEKNSISDISTSPRLSLTHRYAPGKMIRLGYSRGTRTPLLLEEEGQVTQEYMISNGDVLTDRLILSEGNLEPETIDVIDLGYYYNNPGQNLSIDAKLSYHEIRDTISTLILRGVDSDNFDQAARTYSNRFDYTYSTAELQIERKLSHQIRLRAAYSHTFDQDADLSRRKLIPGHTLSLFGSVGLAREFTLSTEFYHSGTWIWDDVSKVESKVNRLDFRLEKNLKLASMNITLALQAELDMGGTTDYLYRNQLESLYFARLNVQLP, encoded by the coding sequence GTGCATTTTTTATCGTCTTTTAGTGTGCATCAAACTGCCTGGTCGATAACTGCCTTGTATGGCTTTTCTGCATTTATCAGCCTGTTACATGCGCATGATGAGCTGGAGTTGTTTGACAGCGATGTACCCATTGTTCTTTCAGCCTCAAGGCTGACACAACCCATTTCCAGTGCCCCTGCATCCATGACCGTCATAGATGCAGAGATGATCAGGCTCAGCGGCGCCAGATCCATCGTCGATATCCTGCGCCTGGTTCCCGGGTTTCAGATTGGCAGACTGGTGAATGGCAATCCTGTTGCAACCTACAACGGTATTGCAGAACGTTACAACCCTCGACTCCAGCTCGTTATCGATGGTCGCCCGACCTACGTTCCTCTGTATGGCGGCATTCCCTGGAGCGAACTCCCCATCGCCTTGACCGATATCGAACGAGTGGAAGTCACTCGAGGCCCCAACGCTGCGACCTTTGGCCCTAACTCCTTCGGGGCTGTCGTCAGTATCACTACTCGCGCCCCAGCGTCACGATCCGGCTGGTACCTGAATTCTGAGGCCGGCGGCAATGAATTCCGAAGTGGAACGCTGTCATATCATGGATCTGGCGACAACTCACACTACAGAGTGACGATTCAGAATGAACGTGATGAGGGTTTCCGGAATATACCGGACAAGGAGCGCAGCGCACTGCTCTCAATCAGCACTCATTGGCAAATCAGCCCCATTGACAGCCTGTCTGTAGATCTGGGTGGTATCCGGGGAGGTCATACCGAGGTCGACACCGTCGTCGAAGAAAACGATCTCAATAGTTACAGTGAAGCCACGAATGCCTATACGCAATTTGTATGGGAGCACTCACACTCTGCTGACGACGCCCTCAGAGTCCAGTATTACTACAACTATTTCGATATTCAGGATGACAACACCACGACGTTCAACCTTGACGAGGTTTTCGGCAATCCCGACTTTGCAGGTTTGACTGTCGATGCTCCGATTAATCGTGATTCAAACTCCACCAGACACGAAATTGAGGCTCAGAAAACGAAGCGTCTCAGCGAGAGACATCGCATCGTATTCGGTGGCGCCCTGAGACAGGACTCCGTCCAGGGTCATTATATCTTCAACGATGAGCTGACTCGAACTGTGTCAACTCAACGAGTTTTTGCGCATTCAGAATTCAACATCAACCCGGAGTGGTTGTTAAACAGTGGTCTGTTGGTCGAGAAAAATTCAATCAGCGATATCTCAACCTCACCTCGGCTGAGCCTGACGCACCGATACGCACCCGGAAAAATGATTCGACTGGGCTATTCCAGAGGTACCAGAACACCATTGCTGCTGGAAGAAGAAGGTCAGGTAACACAGGAATATATGATCAGCAACGGTGATGTGTTGACCGACCGGCTCATTCTCAGCGAAGGCAATCTGGAGCCGGAAACCATCGATGTCATTGATCTGGGTTACTACTACAACAACCCGGGACAGAATCTGAGCATTGATGCCAAATTGTCTTACCACGAAATACGAGACACCATCAGCACACTTATTCTGAGGGGGGTGGACAGCGACAATTTCGACCAGGCTGCGCGGACCTACAGCAATAGATTCGATTACACATACAGCACCGCCGAACTGCAGATTGAACGCAAACTGAGCCACCAGATTCGGCTCCGGGCAGCCTATTCGCACACCTTCGATCAGGACGCCGACCTGTCTCGGCGCAAGCTCATTCCGGGGCATACACTGTCGCTATTCGGCAGCGTTGGCCTTGCCAGAGAATTCACCCTCAGCACAGAGTTTTATCACAGCGGCACCTGGATCTGGGATGACGTGAGCAAGGTAGAGTCCAAGGTAAATCGTCTGGATTTCAGACTTGAAAAAAACCTGAAACTGGCGAGCATGAATATCACCTTGGCCTTACAGGCCGAACTGGACATGGGTGGAACAACTGACTATTTGTACAGAAACCAGTTAGAGAGCCTGTACTTCGCCCGACTCAATGTGCAATTGCCGTAA
- a CDS encoding glutaminase, which translates to MTSGCTPIADDPDALVAKLTEIVDRLRVAPDRGKVADYIPELACIDPHQFGLSICLCDGTQMNFGDAETPFSIQSVSKAFTLAIALGRFGEGLWRRVGREPSSNAFNSVVDLELEKGKPRNPFVNAGAIVVTDEIMAGRAPRDALAEILWFVRTAAGDNAIYIDEALAKSEKVTGHRNWSLAHFLKSSGNLKHECDLSLGTYFHQCAIEMNCVQLARAGRFLAGLSAKDELVSTSHVRSINALMMTCGHYDGSGEFAYRVGFPGKSGVGGGIMAVVPGKASIAVWSPGLNEYGNSKLGTIALEELSLAAVWSVFSVN; encoded by the coding sequence ATGACTTCCGGGTGTACACCGATTGCCGATGACCCAGATGCTCTGGTTGCAAAGCTGACTGAAATAGTCGACAGATTGCGAGTTGCTCCTGATCGGGGCAAAGTGGCTGACTATATTCCTGAGCTGGCCTGTATCGACCCCCATCAGTTCGGTTTATCGATTTGTCTATGTGACGGAACACAGATGAATTTTGGTGATGCCGAGACACCTTTCTCGATCCAGAGCGTGTCCAAGGCTTTCACCCTGGCAATAGCTCTGGGCCGGTTCGGCGAAGGTCTGTGGCGCCGAGTAGGGCGTGAGCCTTCCAGTAACGCATTCAACTCGGTCGTCGATCTGGAGCTTGAGAAAGGCAAGCCGCGAAACCCCTTTGTCAATGCGGGTGCCATTGTGGTTACCGACGAGATCATGGCCGGACGCGCGCCCAGGGATGCTCTGGCCGAAATTCTGTGGTTTGTCCGAACCGCTGCCGGGGACAACGCAATCTACATCGACGAGGCTCTAGCCAAGTCAGAGAAGGTAACCGGACATCGAAACTGGTCGTTGGCGCACTTCCTGAAATCATCCGGCAATTTGAAACACGAATGTGATCTGTCGCTGGGCACCTATTTCCATCAGTGTGCGATCGAGATGAATTGTGTTCAGCTGGCAAGAGCAGGTCGGTTTCTGGCTGGATTAAGTGCCAAGGATGAGCTGGTTTCGACCAGCCATGTGCGCAGCATCAATGCGCTGATGATGACGTGTGGGCACTATGACGGGTCCGGGGAATTTGCCTACCGCGTCGGATTTCCGGGCAAGAGTGGCGTGGGCGGTGGCATCATGGCCGTGGTGCCCGGTAAGGCCTCCATCGCAGTCTGGTCGCCAGGTCTGAATGAATACGGTAACTCGAAGCTGGGGACAATCGCCCTGGAAGAACTGTCGCTGGCCGCGGTCTGGTCGGTTTTCAGCGTCAATTGA
- a CDS encoding ABC transporter transmembrane domain-containing protein, whose amino-acid sequence MEDGLFAYILKYSKRQQVILILMTVLSFPFYYLSLDLPKTIINEAISGTEFPVDIGFAVFGFSVQFASLQQVPYLVLLCLVFLALVLINSGFKYFINIYRGTLGERMLRRMRLQLVERIMKFPLARFRRTSQGELVAMVNQETEPLGGFIGEAFSLPLYQGGMLLTILIFMFVQDWKLGLAAIALYPLQAWLIPKLQMQVNLLNRERTVHLRNLAENLGEVVAGINEIHINDNSTFYKDHFSKLLGGIFNIRVKIYRKKFFIKFLNNSIAQVTPFLFFLVGGMLVIQGNMSVGALVAALAAYKDLSPPWKELLAWYQGQADARMKFTILTEQFYFPSNEAPRLESLTPKWVCDAAELPIVVKNVSLKRHDGMREIDNVSLSMDRGEWVCLVGTGNSGKNGLAQMLAGLLNPSSGKILIADQDFSRVPELTMGRMVSYVGHDSYIFSVSILDNLLLSIKFRPQETLLTDTSPEGDISFRQWADEARLSGNSEVAFDADWVDHKSAGVENAHELGEVIGGILRDVEVEDELVRYALERKINPDDHPELTGRILQARSLFKERVIAEGLESVVDFLDPEHYNDNASLAENILFGISTHEMLSVEGLTEHPILRTLLIERGLAKTLDDAASNVAQTMVELFSGLPPGHEFFDRYSFIDADDLPRLKTILGLLEKNSSMDQLEISDRKLIRSLPFKLIRGRHRLGVLQEEDKIKVLQVRKSFANALDAESSQQIDFFSPEDYNASTPIGENILFGRVVFGRLGAEDKVYNLILEVLRSLDLITPLLEIGLSAPSGLAGGLLPVSQRQKLVLARALIKQPKVLVVNEGLNALDAEETERILFRLKQRYPLLSLVWVDNQPRFPSMFDRVAYLKSGKLMKLEETSPRDKEADPVVVSPRVRTADSVMDDEKISLLSSIPLFRFLDYSHLALLSNNCDTMDFSLGDRLFNQGDDANALYIIIEGKASVLITDGEMEREVREVGINEVIGELALLSNEPRSASIEAITDLTVFRLERDTFVDILQTNSDIGFQILQVVADRLITTNREMISLIPS is encoded by the coding sequence ATGGAAGACGGCTTGTTTGCCTACATTCTGAAATACAGCAAGCGTCAGCAGGTCATCCTGATACTCATGACGGTGCTGTCGTTTCCATTTTACTATCTCAGTCTGGACCTGCCTAAAACCATCATCAATGAGGCTATCAGTGGAACCGAGTTTCCGGTTGATATTGGTTTTGCAGTATTCGGGTTTTCTGTTCAATTCGCCTCCTTGCAGCAAGTACCTTATCTGGTGCTACTGTGTCTCGTTTTTCTCGCTCTGGTATTGATCAACAGCGGGTTCAAGTACTTCATCAACATCTATCGCGGTACGCTGGGCGAGCGAATGCTCAGGCGCATGCGATTGCAGCTTGTTGAGCGCATCATGAAATTCCCATTGGCAAGGTTCAGGCGTACCAGCCAGGGTGAACTGGTCGCCATGGTCAACCAGGAAACCGAGCCATTGGGTGGTTTCATAGGCGAGGCGTTTTCCCTGCCCCTGTACCAGGGCGGTATGTTGCTGACCATTCTGATCTTCATGTTCGTGCAGGATTGGAAGTTGGGACTTGCGGCAATAGCTCTCTATCCATTGCAAGCGTGGCTGATACCCAAGTTGCAGATGCAGGTAAATCTGCTAAATCGGGAAAGAACCGTACACCTGCGTAACCTGGCAGAAAATCTGGGCGAAGTGGTTGCTGGAATCAATGAGATACATATCAACGATAACAGCACCTTTTACAAGGATCATTTCTCAAAGCTGCTTGGCGGTATTTTCAATATTCGTGTCAAGATTTACAGGAAGAAATTTTTCATAAAATTTCTGAACAACTCCATCGCTCAGGTAACCCCTTTTCTGTTCTTCCTGGTGGGCGGGATGCTCGTTATTCAGGGAAATATGTCCGTCGGTGCATTGGTAGCAGCGTTAGCAGCCTACAAGGATCTCTCCCCACCCTGGAAGGAGTTGCTTGCCTGGTACCAGGGGCAGGCCGATGCCCGAATGAAATTCACGATTCTGACAGAGCAATTCTATTTTCCCAGCAACGAGGCCCCGCGCCTTGAATCACTGACACCGAAATGGGTGTGTGATGCAGCGGAATTACCCATTGTCGTCAAGAATGTCAGCCTTAAACGGCATGACGGTATGCGTGAAATCGATAATGTTTCCTTGTCCATGGATCGTGGAGAATGGGTCTGCCTGGTGGGAACTGGAAACAGTGGCAAGAATGGTCTGGCGCAAATGCTTGCCGGTTTGCTGAATCCCAGTAGCGGTAAAATTCTGATTGCAGATCAGGATTTTTCACGAGTGCCTGAATTGACCATGGGCAGGATGGTGAGTTATGTGGGGCATGACTCCTATATATTCTCCGTATCAATTCTCGATAACTTGTTACTGAGTATCAAGTTCAGGCCACAGGAAACTTTGTTGACAGACACCTCGCCGGAGGGCGACATCTCGTTCAGACAATGGGCGGACGAGGCCCGGCTTTCGGGTAATAGCGAAGTTGCGTTCGACGCAGATTGGGTGGATCACAAAAGTGCGGGGGTTGAGAACGCTCATGAATTGGGTGAGGTCATCGGTGGCATTCTGCGAGACGTAGAGGTGGAAGATGAGCTTGTTCGCTATGCACTTGAACGAAAAATCAATCCAGACGATCACCCCGAGCTGACCGGACGGATACTTCAGGCCAGGAGTCTATTCAAGGAAAGGGTTATCGCAGAAGGTTTGGAATCAGTCGTCGACTTTCTTGATCCTGAACATTACAACGATAATGCATCACTGGCCGAAAACATTCTCTTCGGTATCTCAACCCATGAAATGTTATCGGTCGAAGGTTTGACGGAACATCCCATTCTACGAACACTGTTGATAGAGCGTGGGCTGGCGAAAACGCTTGATGATGCGGCCAGTAACGTTGCCCAGACAATGGTTGAGCTGTTCTCGGGTCTGCCACCAGGACATGAGTTCTTTGATCGCTACAGTTTCATTGATGCTGATGATCTGCCACGGCTCAAGACCATACTGGGCTTGCTGGAAAAGAATTCGAGCATGGACCAGCTGGAGATCAGCGACAGGAAATTGATTCGTTCGCTACCCTTCAAACTGATCCGTGGTCGTCATCGCCTGGGAGTGTTACAGGAAGAAGACAAGATCAAGGTTCTGCAAGTGCGAAAATCTTTTGCAAATGCGCTGGATGCCGAATCAAGCCAACAGATCGATTTCTTTTCCCCCGAGGATTACAACGCCTCGACGCCTATTGGTGAAAACATCTTGTTTGGGCGGGTGGTGTTTGGACGACTGGGGGCAGAAGACAAGGTTTATAACCTGATTCTGGAGGTACTTCGCAGTCTGGACTTGATAACGCCGTTGCTTGAAATCGGATTGTCTGCACCCTCTGGTCTGGCAGGGGGATTGCTCCCTGTGTCTCAGCGACAGAAACTGGTGCTTGCCAGAGCTTTGATCAAGCAACCGAAGGTACTGGTGGTCAACGAGGGGCTCAATGCGCTGGACGCAGAAGAGACAGAGCGGATACTTTTCAGGCTAAAGCAGCGATATCCGTTGTTAAGTCTGGTCTGGGTGGACAATCAACCTCGTTTTCCCTCAATGTTTGATCGAGTGGCTTATCTGAAGAGCGGCAAGCTGATGAAGCTTGAGGAGACATCGCCACGTGATAAGGAAGCTGACCCTGTTGTCGTTAGCCCAAGAGTCCGGACAGCGGATTCGGTTATGGATGACGAAAAAATATCACTGCTCAGTAGTATTCCACTATTCAGATTTCTGGATTATTCCCACCTGGCTCTCCTGTCAAATAATTGCGATACCATGGATTTCTCACTGGGTGATCGCCTGTTCAATCAGGGGGATGATGCCAATGCGCTCTATATCATTATCGAAGGTAAAGCGAGTGTATTGATCACAGATGGTGAGATGGAGCGTGAGGTAAGGGAGGTTGGTATCAACGAAGTGATCGGAGAGCTTGCCCTGCTTTCAAATGAGCCACGATCCGCATCAATCGAGGCAATAACCGATCTCACTGTGTTTCGTCTGGAAAGGGATACCTTTGTGGATATATTGCAGACGAATAGTGATATCGGTTTTCAGATATTGCAAGTCGTGGCAGATCGACTGATCACTACCAACAGAGAAATGATCAGTCTTATTCCATCGTAG
- a CDS encoding Crp/Fnr family transcriptional regulator, which produces MSIEDEYEILSRIELFESLESVQLKRLIFVSQRYQLQAGEYLFRQNDACNRVFAILQGECSVLVNTNHGEIALAVQGVGDLVGEMAAISGEPRNASIRANTACEVIGFEASDFISTVTNHPDTALMMMKILSERMAILRRQLDTLRNKQLNQ; this is translated from the coding sequence ATGAGCATTGAAGACGAATACGAAATTCTTAGTCGAATCGAACTTTTCGAGAGCCTCGAGTCCGTTCAGTTAAAGCGATTGATTTTTGTCAGCCAGCGCTATCAGTTGCAAGCGGGCGAGTATCTGTTTCGGCAGAATGATGCCTGTAACAGGGTGTTTGCGATATTGCAAGGAGAGTGTTCGGTGCTGGTCAACACGAATCATGGTGAGATTGCCCTGGCAGTCCAGGGAGTCGGTGATTTAGTGGGAGAAATGGCCGCTATATCAGGTGAGCCGCGTAATGCATCCATCCGCGCAAATACAGCGTGCGAAGTGATCGGTTTTGAGGCAAGCGATTTTATCAGCACAGTGACCAATCACCCTGATACCGCCTTGATGATGATGAAGATCCTGTCGGAGAGAATGGCCATTCTGCGTCGACAGCTGGATACCCTCAGGAACAAACAGCTGAATCAATAA
- a CDS encoding adenylate/guanylate cyclase domain-containing protein: protein MFEKTSESVHRKLLSLFKSKQAWLFNWQQSTEELPESIQIAIEKQQNSSERLISWIQIAILVVFAILYTMAPNTLPIGSDFEPVPLFLGAYFIFTCLRLYFSYISRLAYWVLVLSVLVDMGLLLGLIWSFHLQYMQPPSFYLKSPTLLYIFIFISLRALRFEPGLVLLSGLVGAAGWLILMILAITDHSGGSVITRDYVVYLTSNSVLIGGELDKMISILVVTAILTLAIARGRQLLIRSIVEARTAESLSRFVPEGVAAQIANTQGPLINAQTESCEASILFVDLISFTSLAERLPPEKLITTLNEYFHVISEPIERNHGVINQFQGDAILASFNLPTKDANHANSAVRAALEIQEILSTYRFEGGIRLSTRAGINTGTVVGGFIGTSDRLSYTVYGDNVNIASRLQVLSKQYNSTNLVSLRTMQLCDDHTFHFREKGRGILRGRSSPVMLYEAVRTHN from the coding sequence TTGTTCGAAAAAACCTCCGAGTCCGTTCACCGGAAACTACTGAGTCTGTTCAAATCCAAACAAGCCTGGTTGTTCAATTGGCAGCAGTCTACCGAGGAGCTGCCAGAGTCCATTCAGATTGCAATAGAAAAGCAGCAGAACAGCAGTGAACGCCTGATCAGCTGGATTCAGATTGCCATTCTGGTCGTTTTTGCCATCCTCTACACGATGGCTCCCAACACCTTACCCATCGGTAGCGATTTCGAACCCGTCCCCCTGTTTCTCGGTGCCTACTTCATCTTTACTTGCCTGCGTCTGTATTTTTCGTATATATCGCGTCTGGCCTATTGGGTTCTGGTGCTTTCAGTGCTGGTCGATATGGGCTTGTTGCTGGGTTTGATCTGGTCCTTTCACCTGCAGTACATGCAACCTCCGTCGTTCTATCTCAAATCGCCGACGTTACTGTATATATTCATTTTCATCTCGTTGCGCGCACTGCGATTCGAGCCTGGATTGGTGCTCTTGTCCGGGCTTGTTGGCGCTGCAGGCTGGCTGATTCTGATGATTCTTGCCATCACAGATCATTCCGGGGGCTCTGTCATTACTCGTGACTATGTTGTCTATCTGACATCCAATAGTGTTCTTATTGGCGGTGAGCTCGACAAGATGATATCGATTCTGGTTGTCACCGCCATTCTGACGCTCGCCATTGCCAGAGGCAGACAACTGTTGATTCGCTCTATTGTCGAAGCTCGCACCGCGGAAAGTCTGTCACGTTTCGTTCCAGAGGGTGTCGCCGCTCAAATCGCCAATACCCAGGGACCACTAATCAATGCGCAGACCGAATCCTGCGAAGCCAGTATTCTGTTCGTTGATCTCATCTCGTTTACAAGCCTTGCCGAGCGCTTGCCACCAGAAAAACTCATCACCACTCTGAATGAATATTTTCACGTCATATCCGAGCCCATAGAACGCAATCATGGTGTTATCAACCAGTTTCAGGGGGATGCCATTCTAGCCAGCTTCAACCTGCCAACCAAGGATGCCAATCACGCTAATAGTGCCGTGAGAGCAGCGCTTGAAATTCAGGAAATTCTGAGCACCTACAGGTTTGAAGGCGGAATACGATTGTCCACCAGAGCCGGCATCAATACAGGAACCGTGGTTGGAGGTTTCATCGGCACCAGCGATCGATTGAGCTACACCGTCTATGGGGACAATGTAAACATTGCCTCACGGCTGCAGGTCTTGAGCAAACAATACAATTCAACCAATCTGGTCTCGTTGAGAACGATGCAACTTTGCGATGATCACACGTTTCATTTCAGGGAAAAAGGACGGGGAATACTACGTGGGCGAAGCTCTCCAGTCATGCTCTATGAGGCTGTAAGAACACACAACTAG